In the Thalassoroseus pseudoceratinae genome, GTTTGCCGAAAACATCGTCGATGCAGGAGGCTGGTACAACTATTCGCATTGACTTGATGGACATGAACTGGGGCAATCCGTCGTGCTTGTTAGGCCGCCCGTTCTTGTCAGTAGCGTACCGCCACCTTTGCCCGTCTTTGTCCGCTTGATGCATTTCGTTGACGATCGCCTCAGTCGCCTTGATGTCACTGGTGTTACCACTCGGCCAGCGGTGCACTATCGCTTGCTTCGCCTTCGTCCAGAGCTTGGCCAAGTTGTGGTTTCCCAGAATCGCCTCGACGTCGGTCTTCTTGTAGCAGTGCATTTGGATTCCATATCGCACGATCTCTTTCAGCTTTAGCTCCAACGCGTGACGGTACAAATACGCGACAGGGTGAATCAGATCGTCTCGATAGTCAATCCGGCTTGCTTGTTGAGCACCGTCGATCACCATATCTGCGGCGGTCTTGAACGCAGATGCGTGTTGCAGTCCACTCCACATGTAGGCGCCAACATGGAAAACACGCTCGTCGGCATCAGGTTCCTCGACGAAAAGCTTGTCACCCTTCTTCGGCCAAGGATACTCACGCTTTGCCATCGGCTTTCTCCAAGCACTACCATGATTGTGAGATGGATATATTCTGCTATATGGTGGCCGTCTGGGTCGATCTGTGGTGTGTACGGGCAGGCAGTTTGGTTGCCACGGGTGCATTTTCACATGATAACCAGAGACGCCGGTGGGAGTCGAACCCACTTCGATCGGGTTGCAGCCGATAGCCGTGCCGTCTGGCTCCAGCGTTATGTTGCACGCTCGAAGCGAGCGTTGTTTCATTCTTCGTCTCTAAAAGTATTGGTCGCGATTGACGCCATCAAAATCGCCCCTTCTTGAGGCAACACTTCTTGAAGCGTTTACCGCTGCGCCAGGGACAGAGGTCGTTGCGTCCGAGCTTTTCCTCCAGCAGCTTGCCGTCGCCCACGATGTGCACACCGCGTTTGACGTGCGTCTCGGAGGGAAACCCCTTCCGGCGTTTGCTCATCGTCTCGAAAAAAATGGCTGTTCGTCAAAGTTGCGTTTGGACATGGGAACCTTCCCTTCCCGAAGACGCTGTTGCAAAACATGCAAGTGTCCCGGCCAGGAGTCGAACCGGGCACCGCGCGGAGTGTGGTTATTCGAGCTTCGCGGGCTCGCGTACGAATCCAGCACACTGCCAGGACATGTTGATTTCAGTACCCCGCCAGGGAGTCGAACCCCGTCTTGTGGTTCCGAAGACCATCGTGCGTCCATCACACTCGCAAGGCATGTTGTCGAGTAGCCCGTCCAGGAATCGAACCTAGTCCAACAGCGAAATCAACATTACATCGGGAAACTTGCCGCCTCCGACTCTTGTGGTCATATCAATGTCCTCCGAAACAACCGTTGATCTGTTTGTTCAGGTGGTTCATAATCAACCTTTCTCTGGAAGTCTCTCTCCAAAGTCGGTGAAGACCATTTATGCCCGAATCGCTTGCCGAGAGGTTCCAAGTTCTTTGGAACCAGCACCAGTCTGCGCCCGACGTTTTCGCTTTTCTGGAACAGCACAGCGAGTTGGACCGGGAAGGCCAACTCGCTGTGCTTCGAGTTGATCAACAACACCGCTGGAGAACCGAACAGTCGCTGACTGTCGAGGAGTATCTGGCTCGGCTTCCTGATTTGGCAGGGGATTTGGAGTGCAAGGCGGAACTAGCGGTAGGCGAGTTCCAAGCTCGGCAGAATGGAGAATCGTCACCGAGCGTCGAAGAATTTCTATCTCGATTCTCGGACATCAGCGATACGCTTCGTCAAAAGCTCTCCAATTCGAATACGAGCAGTCCCAGTGTAGCTTTTGCCACAACAGAAGACTTCGACTCAACCCAACTCGACCAACAGATCGGACGCTATCGTATTTTGCGGGATCTCAGTGAGGGAGCTTTCGGTCGGGTCATGCTAGCGTTCGATGAGGAACTCGAACGTCAAGTCGCTATCAAGGTGCCCAAGCCCGAACGATTTCAATCGGGGCAAGATGCGGAATTATATCTGGCGGAAGCTCGGATGGTGGCGAGTTTTGACCATCCTCATATCGTGCCGGTCTATGACATGGGTCGCAGCGACGAGGGAGCCGTATACGTTGTGTCCAAGTTCATCGAGGGTTGCACGCTGGCGGATCGGATCAAGCAGGATCGACCGTCTCCCGATGAGTCGGCGAAACTGCTGGCGGTGGTTGCCGAGGCTCTTCATCACGCCCACCAGAAACGGCTCATCCATCGAGATATCAAGCCTGCCAACATTCTGATCGAGGAATCCGCTGGCACGCCCTACGTCGCCGACTTCGGGTTAGCGATCAAAGAAGAGGATTATCTGAAAAGCGGTCGCCTAGCAGGAACACCAGCCTACATGAGTCCAGAGCAGGCCCGTGGCGAAGGTCATCGGTTGGACGGACGCAGTGACATTTTCAGTGTCGGGATTATTTTCTACGAACTCTTGACGGGGAAAAGGCCCTTCTGTGGAAGCTCATCCCATGAACTGATGGTTCAGATTTCGACGACCGAACCTA is a window encoding:
- a CDS encoding SEC-C metal-binding domain-containing protein; protein product: MSKRRKGFPSETHVKRGVHIVGDGKLLEEKLGRNDLCPWRSGKRFKKCCLKKGRF
- a CDS encoding serine/threonine-protein kinase; the encoded protein is MPESLAERFQVLWNQHQSAPDVFAFLEQHSELDREGQLAVLRVDQQHRWRTEQSLTVEEYLARLPDLAGDLECKAELAVGEFQARQNGESSPSVEEFLSRFSDISDTLRQKLSNSNTSSPSVAFATTEDFDSTQLDQQIGRYRILRDLSEGAFGRVMLAFDEELERQVAIKVPKPERFQSGQDAELYLAEARMVASFDHPHIVPVYDMGRSDEGAVYVVSKFIEGCTLADRIKQDRPSPDESAKLLAVVAEALHHAHQKRLIHRDIKPANILIEESAGTPYVADFGLAIKEEDYLKSGRLAGTPAYMSPEQARGEGHRLDGRSDIFSVGIIFYELLTGKRPFCGSSSHELMVQISTTEP